In a genomic window of Lacrimispora sp. BS-2:
- a CDS encoding DUF364 domain-containing protein: protein MGNILLKETAALVQNCLGSDLEAITVERAVFGLFFSGVKLSNGMGGLCFTPVKEIPEAVCCPSSAKAMPLSGKLKGRSPADYLSDLDHSNILRKTLAISTLNALSAACWQSGAAKGYQLQTGVDAFDDVQIPKGGKSVVVGALVPILKKLIAAEADFKVLEMDNRTLKGKELEHYAHPEDASIYIPEADLLVITGVTVLNDTLPDLLNMIKPGAQVIVTGPTASMLPDAFFQRGVTTMGGVLVTKPDEVLDIISEGGSGYHFFGKSAERLIINKS, encoded by the coding sequence ATGGGAAATATTTTGTTAAAAGAAACTGCTGCACTTGTGCAAAACTGCCTGGGCAGTGATTTAGAAGCGATTACTGTAGAAAGAGCGGTATTCGGGCTGTTTTTTTCTGGAGTAAAGCTAAGCAATGGTATGGGAGGCTTGTGTTTCACTCCGGTTAAGGAAATCCCGGAGGCTGTGTGCTGTCCCAGTTCTGCGAAAGCAATGCCCTTATCCGGCAAGCTGAAGGGCCGCAGCCCAGCAGATTATCTATCTGATTTGGACCATTCCAATATTCTGCGAAAAACATTGGCAATTTCCACCTTGAATGCTCTGTCCGCTGCCTGTTGGCAAAGTGGAGCTGCAAAAGGGTATCAGCTTCAAACAGGGGTGGATGCCTTTGATGATGTGCAGATTCCTAAAGGAGGAAAGAGCGTAGTTGTGGGGGCTTTGGTTCCCATTTTGAAAAAGCTGATTGCCGCTGAGGCCGACTTTAAGGTACTTGAGATGGACAACCGTACTTTGAAAGGAAAAGAGCTTGAGCATTATGCACATCCGGAAGATGCATCAATCTATATTCCTGAGGCTGATCTTTTGGTTATTACAGGTGTTACTGTGCTCAACGACACCCTTCCGGATTTACTGAATATGATAAAGCCTGGTGCCCAGGTGATTGTCACAGGGCCAACTGCCAGCATGCTTCCGGATGCCTTTTTTCAGCGAGGGGTCACGACAATGGGCGGTGTTCTGGTTACTAAGCCGGATGAAGTGCTTGATATCATCAGTGAGGGTGGTTCGGGCTATCATTTCTTTGGAAAAAGTGCAGAACGGCTCATCATAAATAAAAGTTAA
- a CDS encoding radical SAM protein, whose amino-acid sequence MNCRMMTKGGVNVERGLTPAEALELMQNARNLNQPDAAFDLFRRACQKRKQILGDQLWWTSGSGGIFPCHVVPRCSYCSFFTEDHFPMDALLRGLELIEDMGIRQFHISGGTDLNGGFEEPLLAMVRTIRDHSNLELEVNLGPSFSEQTVLELKRLGVESVTSSLECTNPEIFSAVKPGDSLPRRQKLLEICEELEMPSRTMMLVGLGERDADRIAQLFYLKQFNRLYQLRISRFMPFAGTALQAHPRCSPWETALVTAIARLILPGREISLAAGNSPEDIPLWYLAGGGNQLLGVSITKRAPKASSEVIVHEIGNHIYVVDKRKEIERILEGMLLKI is encoded by the coding sequence ATGAACTGCCGGATGATGACGAAAGGAGGAGTTAATGTGGAGCGCGGCCTTACTCCTGCAGAAGCGTTGGAATTGATGCAAAATGCACGAAATTTAAATCAGCCTGATGCCGCATTTGATCTTTTTCGGCGTGCATGTCAAAAAAGAAAGCAGATCCTCGGTGATCAACTATGGTGGACATCCGGTTCTGGTGGCATTTTTCCGTGCCATGTGGTTCCGCGCTGTTCTTATTGCAGCTTCTTTACGGAAGATCATTTTCCAATGGACGCTCTTTTAAGAGGATTGGAACTGATTGAAGATATGGGTATCCGGCAATTTCATATCAGTGGGGGAACCGATTTAAACGGCGGTTTTGAGGAACCGCTTCTTGCGATGGTGAGGACAATCCGCGACCATTCCAACCTGGAGCTTGAAGTGAATCTGGGGCCTTCTTTTTCCGAACAAACAGTTCTTGAACTAAAGCGCTTAGGGGTAGAGAGTGTTACCAGTTCACTGGAATGCACCAATCCTGAAATATTTAGTGCTGTAAAGCCCGGTGACAGCCTCCCCAGGCGTCAGAAGCTTCTTGAAATCTGCGAGGAGCTTGAAATGCCCAGCCGCACTATGATGCTGGTAGGGCTGGGAGAAAGGGATGCAGACCGAATTGCCCAACTGTTTTATCTTAAACAGTTTAACAGGCTGTATCAGTTAAGGATCTCCCGTTTCATGCCTTTTGCGGGAACGGCGCTTCAAGCACATCCACGTTGCTCACCGTGGGAAACCGCTCTTGTAACTGCAATTGCAAGGTTAATTTTGCCCGGCCGGGAAATCAGCCTTGCGGCGGGCAACAGCCCGGAGGACATTCCGCTATGGTATTTGGCCGGAGGGGGAAATCAGCTGCTGGGCGTTTCCATTACAAAGCGGGCGCCAAAAGCATCTTCCGAGGTTATTGTGCATGAAATCGGAAACCATATATATGTTGTAGACAAAAGAAAAGAAATCGAACGCATACTCGAAGGAATGCTATTAAAGATTTAG
- a CDS encoding ABC transporter substrate-binding protein, translating to MKSVKLTAASLLTTVLLLGSITGCSQKAAQIEPPSSVAAVTTEAPSSQTVSAEPDPGAERTITDMAGRTVTIPAQIEKIGTFGSVGVLNAFVELMGDGSKICNDMPENFTKNDNWKLQYEFAPQIKGGPIFEANKEIAMETVLAAKPDVCFTMTKETAELLEKNGISAVYLAWSEIDDVKKAVTLMGEVLNKQETAADYIKYFDEKLARAEELTKDITDKKSVLYGSVTTLTQPHKIAEWWIAQAGGVSVTDDGRKEDTLTYTLEDLLKWNPQVMILTAKSQIAEIEADSRFANITAVKDKALYVTPTVAHVWGNRTVEQPLTIFWAMNKLYPEIMSRDELAKEIKYFYSHFFLYEMSDEQVSEIIDGK from the coding sequence ATGAAATCAGTAAAATTAACAGCTGCATCACTTTTAACGACGGTGCTTCTGCTGGGCAGCATTACGGGCTGTTCACAGAAAGCGGCCCAAATTGAGCCGCCGTCTTCCGTAGCAGCAGTCACTACTGAAGCCCCATCTTCACAGACGGTTTCAGCAGAACCGGATCCCGGTGCCGAACGTACAATTACGGATATGGCAGGTCGTACGGTTACTATTCCGGCGCAAATTGAAAAAATTGGTACCTTTGGATCCGTAGGTGTTCTTAACGCCTTTGTGGAGCTGATGGGGGATGGCTCCAAAATTTGCAACGATATGCCGGAAAACTTTACGAAAAATGACAATTGGAAGCTGCAATACGAGTTTGCACCTCAAATTAAGGGTGGTCCTATTTTCGAAGCCAATAAAGAGATTGCAATGGAAACCGTACTTGCAGCCAAGCCGGACGTTTGCTTTACCATGACAAAGGAAACTGCAGAGCTTCTTGAAAAAAATGGAATCAGCGCAGTTTATCTGGCCTGGTCGGAGATAGACGATGTTAAAAAGGCGGTCACACTGATGGGCGAGGTGCTGAATAAACAGGAGACCGCTGCTGATTATATAAAATACTTTGATGAGAAGTTAGCCAGAGCTGAGGAACTGACCAAAGACATTACTGATAAAAAATCCGTGCTTTACGGCAGTGTTACCACACTCACCCAGCCTCATAAAATTGCTGAGTGGTGGATTGCGCAGGCAGGCGGAGTCAGCGTCACTGACGACGGGCGCAAGGAGGATACTCTGACCTATACATTAGAGGACTTACTGAAATGGAACCCGCAGGTCATGATTCTTACCGCTAAATCACAAATTGCAGAAATCGAGGCTGACAGCCGTTTTGCTAATATTACCGCTGTAAAGGATAAAGCGCTTTATGTGACGCCTACTGTTGCCCATGTATGGGGAAACCGTACGGTAGAGCAGCCGCTTACCATCTTCTGGGCAATGAACAAGCTTTATCCTGAAATTATGAGCCGGGATGAGCTGGCCAAGGAAATCAAATACTTTTACAGCCACTTCTTCCTTTATGAGATGAGCGATGAACAGGTTTCAGAAATCATTGACGGAAAGTAA
- a CDS encoding molybdopterin molybdotransferase MoeA, protein MYLDSEHFITRAEAINALMARWTPDIATEILPLEQSKGRICARDVFSQNTLPVCRSSQADGIAVRFADFMNGIPDTSVWKKDLDYAMADTGDDFADAFDTVIQVEDLVYNASGTFSIVPEAPIVQGQLVSPQGSMLRSGELLLKKGDIVHPMQLCLLAAGGISALEVVKQPVVAYIPTGNELVRPGEKPQRGQNVETNGLMISGYMEEWGAVIRTYPILPDNRKLLDETLTDALQNAGIILINGGSSKGSEDYTVRLLEKRSSYLQHGIKSIPGIPVALAIVDGKPVINLPGPPFAAFCALDWCVRTLVYQAQGRTMQPQQRVKAVLQQEVHKPAPYEFYLRLKVYKTADGFYAEPLSWGSRFAQAMNCNALMVIPVGSEGHRKGDVIEAELLYELPDDDERRS, encoded by the coding sequence ATGTATTTAGACAGCGAGCACTTTATAACAAGGGCTGAGGCGATTAATGCCTTAATGGCACGATGGACTCCGGACATTGCAACGGAAATTTTACCCTTGGAGCAATCGAAGGGCAGAATCTGCGCGCGGGATGTTTTTTCACAGAATACGCTGCCCGTATGCCGCAGTTCGCAGGCGGATGGCATTGCTGTACGCTTTGCAGATTTTATGAACGGTATTCCGGACACTTCTGTATGGAAAAAGGATCTGGATTATGCAATGGCAGATACCGGAGACGATTTTGCTGACGCTTTTGACACTGTTATTCAGGTGGAGGACCTTGTTTATAACGCTTCGGGCACATTTTCCATTGTACCCGAAGCACCAATTGTGCAAGGACAGCTGGTCAGTCCACAAGGTTCTATGCTGCGTTCCGGAGAACTTTTACTTAAAAAAGGGGATATTGTGCATCCCATGCAGCTATGCCTTTTGGCGGCAGGCGGTATCTCTGCGCTTGAGGTTGTAAAGCAGCCGGTGGTGGCTTATATTCCTACAGGAAACGAGCTGGTTCGCCCAGGGGAAAAGCCGCAGCGTGGACAGAATGTGGAAACCAATGGCTTGATGATCAGCGGATATATGGAGGAATGGGGGGCGGTTATCCGGACCTATCCCATTCTCCCTGACAATCGAAAGCTGCTGGATGAAACATTGACCGATGCGTTGCAAAATGCAGGCATTATCCTGATTAACGGGGGATCTTCCAAGGGCAGCGAAGACTATACGGTTCGGCTGCTGGAAAAGCGCAGCAGCTATCTGCAGCACGGCATAAAGTCCATTCCGGGAATTCCGGTTGCGTTGGCGATCGTAGACGGAAAGCCGGTTATCAACCTGCCAGGTCCGCCTTTCGCAGCGTTTTGCGCTTTGGATTGGTGTGTCCGCACATTGGTTTACCAGGCGCAAGGACGCACTATGCAGCCCCAGCAGAGGGTAAAGGCGGTTTTGCAGCAGGAGGTGCATAAACCTGCACCTTATGAGTTTTACCTGCGGTTAAAGGTATATAAGACTGCGGACGGATTCTATGCGGAGCCGCTGTCATGGGGCAGCCGGTTTGCACAGGCAATGAACTGCAATGCGCTAATGGTGATACCGGTAGGATCGGAGGGGCATCGCAAAGGCGATGTGATTGAGGCAGAGCTGCTGTATGAACTGCCGGATGATGACGAAAGGAGGAGTTAA
- a CDS encoding type II toxin-antitoxin system HicB family antitoxin, producing MRTVDEYMNLHYRMEIIEDSDEGGYVVSFPDLKGCIICADTIEKAIDNAKEAKRAWLEAMLEDGNEIPEPDDLDKYSRQFKLRIPKSLHCQLAEHSKREGISMNQYCLYLLAQNDRVRN from the coding sequence ATGAGAACAGTTGATGAATATATGAACCTACATTATAGAATGGAGATAATTGAGGACTCTGATGAAGGAGGATATGTTGTATCATTTCCAGACTTAAAGGGGTGTATAATCTGTGCAGATACTATTGAAAAGGCTATTGATAATGCAAAGGAAGCAAAAAGGGCCTGGCTGGAGGCTATGCTTGAAGATGGTAATGAGATACCGGAGCCAGATGATCTGGATAAATATTCCAGACAGTTTAAATTGAGAATACCTAAGTCATTGCATTGCCAGTTAGCGGAACATTCAAAGAGAGAAGGGATCAGCATGAACCAGTATTGTTTGTATCTTCTCGCCCAGAATGACAGGGTACGGAATTGA
- a CDS encoding QueT transporter family protein has translation MHYKTSEKTYFMVFSAAIAAVYTVLTMIFAPVSFGPIQFRISEILCILPFFTPAAIPGLFIGCFLSNLLCGAATLDVIFGSLATLIGAIGSYKLRKNRWLVCLPPILANTIIIPWVLRYAYGSEDIIWYAMLTVGAGEVLVIGVLGNILLGVLNSYRHVIFGRFMSDK, from the coding sequence ATGCATTACAAAACTTCAGAAAAGACCTATTTTATGGTTTTTTCAGCGGCGATTGCTGCAGTCTACACTGTGCTGACCATGATTTTTGCACCTGTCAGCTTCGGCCCCATCCAGTTTAGGATCTCAGAGATTCTTTGCATTCTGCCATTTTTCACTCCGGCAGCAATTCCTGGATTGTTCATTGGGTGCTTTCTGTCAAATTTATTATGCGGAGCAGCTACCTTGGATGTGATTTTCGGAAGCCTTGCAACTCTGATCGGAGCTATCGGTTCCTATAAGCTTCGGAAAAACAGATGGCTGGTATGCCTCCCGCCGATTTTGGCAAATACCATTATCATCCCATGGGTTCTACGGTATGCTTACGGCTCAGAGGATATCATCTGGTACGCTATGCTTACGGTTGGAGCAGGGGAAGTTCTGGTGATTGGAGTTCTTGGAAACATACTGCTTGGCGTGCTGAACAGCTACAGGCATGTAATATTCGGGCGTTTTATGTCAGATAAATAA
- a CDS encoding ABC transporter ATP-binding protein — protein sequence MMLEVNGISFFYKPDRMILEDISFQADKGDIVCLLGPNGTGKTTLLRCLLGFSKMKSGSIRIDGKDMSSSVSSRRRARMMAYVPQSSGITFPYEAFEVVLMGRLSHLSLGGSPSEKDRSVAREAMERMGILELEHTLFQELSGGERQMVLVARALAQQSDILVMDEPTANLDYGNQVKMLRVIKKLSAQGYTVLMTSHFPEHAFLACSRVVMMQDGYIMAQGTPEEVVTSDSLSSLYQTPVHVTETDINMDGRAVKVCVPLMF from the coding sequence ATGATGCTTGAAGTGAATGGCATCAGCTTTTTTTATAAACCGGATCGGATGATTTTGGAAGACATTTCTTTTCAGGCGGATAAAGGAGATATTGTATGCCTGCTGGGTCCTAACGGAACAGGAAAGACCACATTATTGAGGTGCCTGCTGGGGTTCAGCAAAATGAAATCCGGAAGCATACGCATTGACGGAAAGGATATGTCATCGTCTGTTTCCTCGCGTCGGCGCGCGCGCATGATGGCCTATGTGCCCCAGTCCAGCGGCATCACATTTCCCTACGAGGCATTTGAGGTTGTTTTGATGGGAAGGCTTTCCCATCTCTCTTTGGGGGGCTCGCCCAGCGAAAAAGACCGCTCTGTTGCCCGGGAAGCGATGGAACGCATGGGGATTCTCGAACTGGAACATACGCTGTTTCAGGAACTGAGCGGCGGTGAGAGGCAGATGGTGCTGGTTGCGCGCGCTTTAGCACAGCAGTCTGATATCTTAGTTATGGACGAGCCAACCGCCAATCTTGATTATGGCAATCAGGTTAAGATGCTGCGTGTAATCAAAAAACTCTCTGCACAGGGGTATACCGTCTTAATGACCTCTCATTTTCCAGAGCACGCCTTTCTTGCCTGCAGTCGTGTGGTGATGATGCAGGACGGATATATTATGGCCCAGGGAACACCGGAAGAAGTGGTCACCAGTGACTCCCTTTCTTCGCTTTATCAGACACCGGTCCATGTCACTGAAACAGACATCAACATGGACGGACGCGCAGTTAAGGTTTGCGTTCCGCTTATGTTTTGA
- a CDS encoding iron ABC transporter permease: MRKINRRYFAVILLVLSMLLLAAFSLSFLVGRYAIPPKTVWEIILSRFFPIEPTWEETLETVILQVRLPRILLGILVGGALSLSGASYQTLFKNPMVSPDILGVSAGAGFGAALAMINDASWWEIQLCAFAFGMAAVILTYFIGYTIGRQAITVLILGGLVVSSLFQALLSIVKTMADTDNALPSITFWLMGSLGRGSGREVLFLLPAVIVSSILLFLFRHQINALSTGEDEAAALGVNVPLTKLVVVVASTLMTVSAVSISGIIGWVGLVVPHIARMISGSSFSRLAPVSFLIGGCFLLAIDDIVRGIEGVELPLGVLTALIGTPIFILLLYRVRKGWS; the protein is encoded by the coding sequence ATGAGAAAAATAAACCGCCGGTATTTTGCGGTGATCCTTTTAGTTCTAAGCATGCTGCTGTTAGCAGCATTCTCCTTATCCTTTTTGGTGGGGAGGTATGCTATACCGCCTAAAACTGTATGGGAAATCATTCTTTCCCGCTTCTTTCCGATTGAACCTACTTGGGAAGAAACGCTGGAGACTGTAATTTTGCAGGTGCGTCTGCCCCGTATCTTGTTAGGAATTCTTGTAGGAGGCGCACTTTCGCTTTCAGGAGCAAGCTATCAGACGCTGTTTAAAAATCCCATGGTATCTCCGGATATTTTGGGCGTATCTGCCGGCGCAGGCTTTGGGGCAGCCCTTGCAATGATCAATGATGCCTCCTGGTGGGAAATTCAGCTTTGCGCGTTTGCTTTCGGAATGGCAGCAGTAATATTGACCTATTTTATTGGCTATACAATCGGACGTCAGGCAATTACGGTGCTGATTCTTGGAGGACTTGTGGTCTCCAGTCTGTTCCAGGCGCTGCTTTCCATTGTAAAGACTATGGCAGATACCGACAATGCGCTGCCCTCCATTACCTTTTGGCTGATGGGCAGTCTGGGAAGGGGATCCGGCCGGGAGGTCTTGTTTTTGCTGCCTGCTGTTATCGTTTCATCGATACTGCTGTTTTTGTTCCGCCACCAGATCAACGCGCTTTCCACAGGGGAGGACGAAGCAGCCGCGTTGGGTGTGAATGTGCCTCTTACCAAGCTGGTTGTGGTGGTTGCGTCCACGCTCATGACTGTTTCCGCTGTCAGTATCAGCGGAATTATCGGCTGGGTGGGTCTGGTGGTGCCGCATATTGCGCGTATGATCAGCGGTTCCAGCTTTTCCCGACTGGCTCCGGTTTCTTTTTTAATTGGTGGCTGTTTCCTGCTGGCAATAGACGATATTGTACGCGGAATTGAAGGGGTTGAGCTGCCCCTGGGTGTGCTGACCGCTTTAATAGGTACGCCAATTTTCATATTGCTTTTATACCGTGTCAGAAAGGGGTGGTCATGA